From the Roseibium salinum genome, one window contains:
- a CDS encoding response regulator transcription factor codes for MSTTSYRFIIADDHPLFRGALRQTLETQYPDASIEEAGALEDVTASLEKDGDVDLILLDLSMPGMRGFSGLMYLRAQYSGVPVVVVSANEDPQAIRRAMEFGASGFIPKSHGIEVIREAISAVMSGNVWTPPDVDLTADDGSGDLVQRLATLTPQQVRVLMMLSEGLLNKQIAYELSVSEATVKAHVSAILQKLGVESRTQAVIAASKIEAGQWQLGTDEQAAVEAQ; via the coding sequence GTGTCGACGACATCGTACCGTTTCATTATCGCGGATGACCATCCCTTGTTCCGCGGCGCCTTGCGTCAAACGCTCGAGACTCAATATCCCGATGCCTCGATCGAAGAGGCCGGCGCACTGGAGGACGTCACCGCGAGCCTGGAAAAGGATGGCGACGTCGACCTCATTCTGCTGGACCTGTCCATGCCCGGGATGCGCGGTTTCTCAGGGCTCATGTATCTGCGCGCGCAATATTCCGGCGTGCCCGTCGTCGTGGTCTCCGCGAATGAGGACCCGCAGGCCATTCGGCGCGCCATGGAATTCGGCGCCTCCGGCTTCATTCCGAAATCCCACGGCATCGAGGTGATCCGCGAGGCGATTTCCGCGGTCATGTCCGGCAACGTGTGGACACCGCCCGACGTCGATCTGACCGCCGATGACGGCAGCGGAGACCTGGTTCAGCGGCTTGCGACACTGACGCCGCAGCAGGTACGCGTTCTGATGATGCTCTCCGAAGGTCTGCTGAACAAGCAGATCGCCTATGAGTTGTCCGTGTCGGAAGCCACCGTGAAAGCGCATGTCTCGGCCATCCTGCAGAAACTCGGCGTTGAAAGCCGGACGCAGGCGGTGATTGCCGCTTCAAAGATCGAGGCCGGCCAGTGGCAGCTTGGCACGGACGAGCAGGCAGCTGTCGAAGCCCAATAG
- a CDS encoding putative bifunctional diguanylate cyclase/phosphodiesterase — MFGHKMRPGANWKLIFQTICMAFLSPGGSVGKHSGTPLASQTGEAGDVPCRAFLLAFGHQVVDEALARRVRAAQIGAIARLTPFSILANVASAIAATPVFLQFVPTSYVVAWLIAIGGFLAYTTHQWFGATRAPIETASRRSLSRAVRHATILSALWSLLPLAAFALGDSTGIWIASAVTTAMICGGAFTLATVPQAAFRWVAILYLSSLVALTLHSSASTWPLFFLLTSYTVVVIGSVASTGWLFASHFVAEAELDERGELIALLMNEFEEKDSDWTWEADSKGNLRNVSERFLHASGRTRLELHAMRMIDLAYSLDEADARTAVAELEMMTGRQEAFRDIVIGVDVNGEARWWSLAARPVFDEQGAFSGYRGVASDITESRRASALVTHLAEHDSLTGIGNRSWFLRRAEMLLERQKQAGRSTLTLFLIDLDNFKVVNDTSGHPAGDELLKQVASRFAELGKGGTALARFGGDEFAVLGQFVSEEAAGAFAQELIRAARKPFRIGLRDFAVGATIGFARFRDKRDAIDDLLRKADIALYKAKEGGRGRALAFECEMEREVRERRELEADLREAFEAGGLNVDFQPIVDARSGRVISSEVLVRWLHPTRGEIPPATFIPIAEHAGLIQPLGSWILRKACAAAAQCPELESVAVNLSAVQFMDPNLVDQILSVLAETGFPPERLVLEITEAIFTRDFRSAADKLEKLRDLGIQIALDDFGTGYSSLSYLRQFKFDKIKIDESFVAEIGERSDSLAIISAIIALAHNLGLEVTAEGVERQFQVDALRTLGCDTMQGYYFGKPDANPMKIVRIRKEDWDGRAPSTAPRKSASLKSAS, encoded by the coding sequence ATGTTCGGACACAAAATGCGGCCTGGCGCCAACTGGAAGCTGATCTTCCAGACAATCTGCATGGCATTTCTGTCTCCCGGAGGCAGTGTCGGAAAGCATTCCGGGACCCCGCTTGCCTCGCAGACCGGCGAGGCCGGGGATGTCCCTTGCCGTGCGTTTCTGCTGGCCTTCGGTCATCAGGTTGTCGATGAAGCGCTGGCCCGCAGGGTCCGTGCCGCACAGATTGGCGCCATTGCTCGTCTCACGCCATTTTCCATTCTTGCGAACGTCGCCAGCGCAATCGCGGCAACGCCGGTTTTCCTTCAGTTCGTACCGACGTCCTACGTCGTCGCGTGGCTCATCGCCATTGGCGGTTTCCTCGCCTATACGACGCATCAATGGTTCGGCGCCACGCGCGCGCCGATTGAAACGGCTTCGCGCAGAAGCCTGTCGCGAGCGGTCCGGCACGCGACGATCCTCAGTGCTCTCTGGTCGCTGCTTCCGCTTGCCGCCTTTGCCCTCGGGGATTCCACGGGAATATGGATCGCCTCAGCGGTGACCACCGCGATGATCTGTGGCGGCGCCTTCACGCTGGCCACTGTTCCCCAGGCGGCGTTTCGCTGGGTTGCCATTCTCTATCTCTCCTCCCTCGTGGCGCTCACGCTTCATTCAAGCGCGTCCACGTGGCCGCTCTTTTTCCTCCTGACGAGCTACACCGTGGTCGTGATCGGCAGCGTGGCGTCGACAGGCTGGCTGTTTGCCTCGCACTTCGTGGCCGAAGCCGAACTGGACGAGCGCGGCGAACTGATCGCCCTTCTGATGAACGAGTTCGAGGAAAAGGACAGCGACTGGACCTGGGAAGCCGACAGCAAGGGCAACTTGCGAAACGTATCGGAGAGGTTTCTGCACGCGAGCGGCCGCACGCGCCTTGAGCTTCATGCAATGCGCATGATCGACCTGGCCTATTCGCTCGACGAAGCCGACGCGCGAACGGCCGTTGCCGAACTTGAGATGATGACCGGGCGTCAGGAAGCGTTCCGCGACATCGTCATCGGAGTGGATGTCAACGGTGAGGCGCGCTGGTGGTCGCTGGCAGCCCGCCCTGTCTTTGACGAGCAGGGAGCCTTCTCAGGCTATCGCGGCGTTGCCTCCGACATTACCGAATCCCGCAGGGCCAGCGCTCTCGTGACCCATCTTGCCGAACATGACTCCCTGACCGGCATCGGCAATCGAAGCTGGTTCCTGAGGCGGGCGGAAATGCTTCTGGAACGTCAGAAGCAGGCCGGCCGCTCCACGCTGACACTGTTTCTCATCGACCTGGATAACTTCAAGGTCGTCAACGATACGAGCGGCCACCCGGCGGGCGACGAACTGCTCAAACAGGTCGCAAGCAGATTTGCCGAGCTCGGCAAGGGCGGAACCGCGCTTGCCCGGTTCGGGGGCGATGAATTCGCCGTTCTCGGTCAATTCGTCAGCGAAGAGGCTGCCGGTGCCTTCGCGCAGGAACTCATCAGGGCGGCACGCAAGCCGTTCAGAATCGGTCTGCGCGACTTTGCCGTTGGCGCCACGATCGGATTTGCCCGCTTTCGGGACAAGCGGGATGCGATCGACGATCTGTTGCGCAAGGCCGACATTGCGCTCTACAAGGCCAAGGAAGGCGGCCGTGGCCGCGCTCTTGCCTTCGAATGCGAGATGGAGCGCGAAGTCCGCGAACGCCGCGAACTGGAGGCCGATCTGCGTGAGGCCTTCGAGGCCGGCGGACTGAATGTCGATTTTCAGCCGATCGTCGATGCCCGCTCCGGAAGGGTGATCTCGAGTGAAGTGCTCGTCCGCTGGCTCCACCCCACGCGCGGAGAAATCCCGCCCGCGACCTTTATTCCGATCGCCGAGCATGCCGGCCTGATCCAGCCGCTCGGAAGCTGGATCTTGAGGAAGGCCTGTGCGGCCGCCGCGCAATGTCCTGAGCTTGAAAGCGTCGCGGTCAATCTGTCCGCGGTCCAGTTCATGGATCCCAACCTGGTCGACCAGATCCTGTCGGTCCTGGCGGAAACGGGTTTCCCGCCGGAACGGCTGGTACTGGAAATCACCGAGGCCATATTCACACGCGACTTCCGCTCTGCAGCCGACAAGCTCGAAAAGCTGCGCGATCTCGGCATCCAGATAGCGCTGGACGACTTTGGCACGGGCTATTCGTCACTGTCCTATCTGCGCCAGTTCAAGTTCGACAAGATCAAGATCGACGAATCCTTCGTGGCCGAAATCGGCGAGCGCAGCGA